Proteins encoded in a region of the Lepeophtheirus salmonis chromosome 6, UVic_Lsal_1.4, whole genome shotgun sequence genome:
- the Arf6 gene encoding ADP-ribosylation factor 6, whose product MGKILSKVFGNKEMRILMLGLDAAGKTTILYKLKLGQSVSTIPTVGFNVETVTYKNVKFNVWDVGGQDKIRPLWRHYYTGTQGLIFVVDCADRDRIDEARQELHRIINDREMRDAIILIFANKQDLPEAMKPHEIQEKLGLTRIRDRNWFVQPACATTGDGLYEGLTWLTSNHKS is encoded by the exons ATGGGGAAAATACTCTCCAAAGTCTTTGGAAACAAAGAGATGCGGATTCTCATGTTAGGTCTGGATGCTGCCGGGAAAACGACCATTTTATACAAACTCAAATTGGGGCAATCCGTGAGCACGATCCCCACTGTTGGCTTCAATGTAGAAACAGTCACATACAAAAACGTCAAGTTCAACGTTTGg gaCGTTGGTGGACAAGACAAAATACGGCCACTTTGGCGTCATTATTATACTGGAACACAAGGACTAATATTTGTCGTGGACTGTGCTGATAGAGATCGGATAGATGAGGCTCGACAAGAGTTGCATCGCATAATAAACGACAGAGAAATGAGGGACGCTATTATActcatatttgcaaataaacaGGACTTGCCAGAGG CTATGAAGCCACACGAAATTCAGGAAAAACTGGGTCTAACGCGAATTAGAGATCGGAATTGGTTTGTCCAGCCTGCATGTGCAACAACTGGTGACGGATTATATGAAGGACTTACGTGGCTTACGTCAAATCACAAGTCATGA